ATTGCATTAGGCTCTCAAGAAAATATGATAATCAATTGAAATACAAGGATACATTGATATATAATAACTAGGTTCTACTTGCCTTATATATATGGCGTAGAACCTGTTATAACCACAATAATGTTGAACATAGTATTATtaaaagaattcaaattaaaGCACTTTTAATGCATACAAGCTTAATACTTAGGAGGTGGAGGTGAAGTGTAGAGATAGCCTTGCTTTGGTGGAGGCGGTGAAGAGTTGTAAATGTAAGGAGGAGGAGGTGAAGGTGAAGGTGGCGGTGGAGACTTGTAAATATATGGTGGAGGAGGTGACGGAGAAGGTGGAGGTGGTGACTTGTAAATATATGGAGGAGGTGGTGAAGGTGATGGAGGAGGTGGAGACTTGTAGacatatggtggtggtggtgatggagatggtggtggtggtgatttaTAGATATAAGGAGGTGGTGGTGATGGGGATGGTGGTGGAGGAGACTTGTAgaaatatggaggtggtggtgaaGGTGATGGTGGAGGAGGAGACTTGTAAATATATGGTGGAGGTGGTGAAGGTGATGGTGGGggtggagagggagagggaggagGAGGAGATTTGTtgatatatggaggtggtggagaAGGAGAAGGTGGAGGAGGAGACTTATAATAATATGGAGGAGGTGGTGGAGACTTGTAAATATATGAAGATGGAGGAGGAGGAGATTTATAGAGATAGGGTGGGTGAGGTTCATGTTCATGTTCATGTGTGGGTGGCGCCGCCTGTGGAGCTGGGTGGTAGGGAGAGTTGTGGCCTCCATAATAAGGACTCTGATCATCATCAGCAGCAACATTGATAGCAATTAAGCAAAATGCTCGGGCACTCCAAACTCCAAAGTGTGAAACAGCTTATCAAAGTCAATCACTAACTTGCTCTAACatgtctttttaatttctttatacTTTGATTTATTTGTTCTTTCATCCATATTTAGCAATATATATTTCTGGATtattataaaaagtaaaaacGCGTTATTAGTGTCATATATTTGCTTTTGTGCTCACATTTTTGTCGGTGAATAATGTTTAAACTGCCtaaaaaaataatcataaatccTTGTCAATGTGATAACAAAATATAAACCATGATGACATATGGTAGAAAACTATAactgaaatattttctatagccCTATGTAAATGTTTCTCTAATTcttcattaatttttatatttactcCGACCCTTTCATCATCTAGGTTTATGTCTATAAACATTTTAAAGCAAAGTGATTTTATGTGTTAAATACCTTTAAATTTACAAGCCAGTTCAACGTATAAATTAAAagacaatttacataaataaatcaTTTTGGTTAAGAATTTATGCAAATACAATTTTTTAAAATAGGTTACATTAATGTTTTAAATGAACTTTATGTAAACTGCGATATCCTATCACGATTTAAGAATTACACGTAATCCGTTACAGGCTATTACAGATTACGTTTAAAACACACACAAGCATAATCTATTATACTTTATCACGAATTATCACTAAAACATAAGGAATAAATCACTATACCCTGTCACAATTTATGAAGGAGTGGTGAAGCATAATCTGCTGTAATCTATAGCGGATTATGAACATGTGAATTCATTATCTATATCAGTTGAAGATAATTGTAAAGTAGAGTATCAAATTCACAATGTCTAATGAGGAGAGTTTCTTAGTTTTAATGCATTGTTCtggaaaaatttaaaaaagcAAAAGAGAGGGTGTAAAGTTTACTGATAGAAAATTCCTGAGTGTCTTTATCCAGTCATCGAATATCTTGTCAGATCTAATTAAAAATCATTATACTGCAGAAGTTCGGGGTGTATGGATCAAGTAGGTGAAAAAGTTATTTTACAGAATCCCTATTACACTTGTGTCAAATAGTGTGAACAAGTATAATACGTTTGTGATAGCGTCCGACGAAGATCTGCATGTTCTGTTTTATTATCGGAAAAGTTTTTCGAAAGTGAGAATACACGAGTTGTATGCGAAGTTGAAGGATGGTGTCGACATTTCTGGGACATCAGCTCTAAATCCTCAATCGACTGTGTTGGGATGCTTCTAGTTGATCGTTTGATGCCCGTAGTTGCATCGGCTTGTCCGTTGGTTGCATCTCCATCTTTTGTAGTTAGGATGACTAGTTCTCCTCGCATGATTCTTGATTTTGTAGTTGACGGTGAACCGGATCGAGTTGAAAATATATTGTGAGAGGATGATTCGAATGAAGAACCTGTCGATATGATTGTGGATAGTGATGAGGAGATAAGGAGCAATCCACCTTACTACGATTTAAGATTTACACGTAATTTATTACAGTCTATCGCGAATAACGTGTAATTCTTCAATCAGGTAAACTATTTAGAATATGAGTGtaaattatttcaaaaaattgtatttgtgtaaatttaatctttaaataatttatttatataaattattttattgttgttgttcctATTGCTCCACTAATTGTAACTATCAATTAGTTATcattagtgtttttaatggtgtgagattttatccaataatataaaattattcacttttctttttaTGATTAAGTACtagctaaattttaataaaaatattgatcCCTAAACTTTCTCTATTTATTTGgtgactaattttaatttacaaataatatttttgattaAAATCTAACTTGACATtctagtaaaattataaaaagacgATAACATATACATATGTGTTTTTACTTCAATTTTGTTTGTCGTTCATTTGATTGGCTCTAATTACTAATGTTCTGATAGTATTTTATTAATTTACCCACTTAATTAGGGAAAATAAACTCTTTTTAttcaatataaaattaaaaatatatttttataaaaaaaaaagataagaaagagaaaaaaatgaaagaaaaaaaacaaaatgaatCTAGTTAATATTTTTAgtagactatgccatttgaactataactcattaaCCACTTCCTAATACATTTACTTTTTGATATTCTTCCTATTTTATTAGTTCATTGCACATTCTACAAAATAGGACTTTGTTTTCATTACTAGTTAATATATACTTGCTATACTTTATCATATGTAGCATTTAATAATAAAAACTGATCAACATTCTTATATATGGTGGGCATAGTTTTTTAAGTTATATGCTTAATGTTATAGCTGTTATTACTTCTTATATAATTATGTGGTTAGGAACATGTTCTAATAAGGTGATCgactatttatatttattttcaattttaaaattatcatttttaattGTAAATCTCAACGACTTTTTTTAAGCAAAGATAtaataacgaaaaaaaaaaataatgctaTACATCTAAATCTTTTTATTAACAAAGTCTAATTAAATTGGTCTAACATAACAAAAATTAATATGACTaatattattctaaattttattatttaattttgttaaacttagtttataaaaaaatttaaatgtataaTATTACTCAAAAAAGATCTTCTCAATTAGCAGAGATAAAAACAGTGCACAAAATTTAAACAAATATATAgaaactaatttttaatttttaaaaaaatactccGAAACAAAAGCACCTTAAATTATGATATACTACCACTCTTATCATATTATTTCATTGTGGATTTTATTAGTGAGGGCAGGCAACACTTATTTAAATCTTTTTATAAGAGAAACAACTACGTATACCTATTGAGTTTTGAAGTTTTCTCTATCAATTtctcttaaaaaataaatatattaaaaactataaCTATATAAATACACAAGCTTAAAATCGTTCACTGAATCAACCATTTGAAattatacatattaaaatataaaatataaaatatacattaaatatatataaatttatttgaaTAATATTCAAATATTAGTTAAATTGATATTTGtatatgtatttaaattttgaattcattAGACAATTATCtttttgatatatttttatttatttaacaccTATAAACAGATTGTACATTATATTGTATATTAATGGTGTATATATAGTAGATAATTAGATATATAGCAAACACATCATTTTCTCTAATCTCTTCTCCTTCTAACATAAACAACACACatgtataattaattttaatgtatacatAATAATTTTGTAAAAACTAAAACATGATtagcaaatatatatatatatatatatatatatatatatagaaaagaaaagtcTAGGGACCagtaactttgttaaattcttgCCAGCATATAATCAGCAAAGaagagtgagccattggatgaaattttaTACCAATCTCACATTATTAAAACCAtcttgatgactatttgatggctacaaatcacaaaaattgctggccctagtaatcctctatatatatatatatatatatccatttTCTACTCTTTCACAATTTATTATTGATGACTTAATTAGATGCAGCCCTAGAGTCTTTTGTTAATCCTCTTGTTATGATGATAGTACTAATTAGAGATAAACAATAGAGTTGACTAGTAGCGCACGTTTGGCAACTATGGAGGTCTTGTAGTTTGACATGCTAACGTCCCCTTTCTCATTTGCCATGTTTATGTATACTCTAATTAGCGCATGTATTTgtgcaaaaattttattttttattaatatgtgaggtatatttaataaaaagagaaaattctACTCTCCTCTACTGCGAGATACTAAAATGACATTCTCCttccctctattttataaatgtatattctccttccttctaacttttaaaaaacttcctctttaatctattttaaatgtTTTGTGTTAAATAATGttaattttatctattttttaagaaaaaataaattattttttgaaaaaatatccattaacaaaaattttagtaaaatcacaatttaataattaaaaaattattgaaagctattttagaaaaaaaataatataattattaaatttttttaaaatataattttatcaataaaagaataatttattaaaggatattttggtaagcaaaatttaatgataaaaaataaaatttttgctaatgggtatttttttgaaaaatatttttttttaaaaaaatagataaagttaacattagttaacacaacaagtttaaaatggattaaagagaaggttttttaaaagttagaagggaggaaaatgtatatttataaaatagaggggagGGGAGTGTCATTTTAACATCTCGTAGAGAAGGGGAGTGGAATTTTCtctaataaaaaatgtttttgacatattaagttttattatttaCCATTAAACTAACTAATAATTCTAATTTCCTTGCAAGAATCTTGGGCatggaaatatatatatatatataccatttattgttattattattgattgACGGTTCATTTTTATTGTACTGTTATTCtgaaaaattattttcttaattaaacGCTTCGTTAATTAGTATGTAATTTGTTTTAATATGAAGATGTAAAGAATGCGGAATATAATTATTCAGGTGTATAATATTTCGTCATCTGTATACACAAATTATGTGTGCAAAAAGCCAAAAACGAATagagaataaaaaatttgatacCGGATTCGATGGAATATATAAATGGTTATAAATAATTCTAATGCTTTATgctgaattttttttgaaatcaatAAAGATTAAACTTTAGATCTTTAAGTcatcaaaattttaatattatattataaaattattttttaaaaaatttaaattaataaataaaagataatttttaattGGTAATACATGTAAATAAtttgtaaatttaattttaaagttaacctttacttttttataattttagggaGAAAATGAGATAATTAAGATAAAGTTaggaaaaaatgaagaaagaagaagaacatgttgagaaaaaaaaaggagatgaaaaatataagaaagaaaaagaagagaggaaggaaagaaagaaagaaactgaCAAAGAAGAAAAATCCNNNNNNNNNNNNNNNNNNNNNNNNNNNNNNNNNNNNNNNNNNNNNNNAAGAGAAACAAGGGGAGAAAAAACCAAGCATCagaggaggagaaagaagaaaaaaaagtttaatttgaAACATAATTAAAAAACAACTTAATATTCATCTAAAATAGACAATAATTTTGAAATCAATGTAACAAAATATAATACTTTACCACTTAAAAACAAATATTCGATCATAAAGTACAAGATTGATTAGTATGTATTACAAATGGTAGCACTAGCAATCCAACAGCTTTTGTCAACAAACATAGCCATCTTCGCTAATGACTTGTGTACACAAACATTTCAGGCAAACACCAAATGTAACCTTTGTGCCAAATCTTGTAGGGGATAACAAAGAGAATTGAACAAGGTAGGGGTCAGATCCAGACTCAATGCTTATGAGCTAGCTGGTGGACTCTACAAATATTTTCGGGCAAGAGCTCGGACTTTCGTGTCAAAATGTGATGATGTGATCCGGGAGCCAGGCAAGTACAGGGGATTAAGAAGTGTCTGCAATTTCGATAATCCATAAAATATGACGAGTTTAGTTTCGAGGGgaaaaaatatcaaatatcagCATATTCATCTTCAACATTGAATCAAAAGGATAGCAACTTCCAAGTTCAGCTGTGTTATCAGTACCCATTCTTCCTTAGACACCACAGCAACATCCACATCCAATCCAATGTTGAAGGGGAGTGCGTCGACTTAGTATCCCAGGAACAATGGGTATAAGAATAATTTCTCTGGCTGAAAACCAAACAACTAAACTTATTTATCAGGATGCTGATTCCTGCACAAAGCACCTGTACTAGAGAAAGGTAGAAATGAAATTTGGCAAACATCTATGAAAATCCACTCTTTTAATGCAAAGTAATTTACAAAGTATGTAAAGGAAATAAGAGTATAGGGTCTATTGCAATGAAATATTGAAACACTGATTGGAAAAAACATCAATAAATCCAGAAAGAAAAATGGCAACAATAAGTTTATTCTTTTATTGTGAAAAAATCTGCAATGATTTATGTTGAGTTTCACCAATTTAATACAAATGTAACTTTTACTCTTTTATTCATAACAAGAACAAAAACTGTTTCATGTTCACATTTCGAGAGATGCAATTTTCACAGAATAAGAACATGACTGAGAGGATTTTGACATTATCAaactaattaacaaataaaacaaGGAAAGATTTTATGAATTAAGGTATAGCCTAGTGTGACAAGAAAAAGTAGATTACCTTTATGTAAAGTTCGTGCACCTCTTGAAAGAAGCTCTTAATGCCATCATCATTACGAGAGTCATGAAGCAACATAAAACGGGTATGTATGATGCGTCAAGGAAAATATTAGAGAAAACATAAATTCTTTAAAGAGTTTGTGCAATTAAGTTTATAAAGTTCTTCACTATTGTGCATTGGCTCTTCCAT
The DNA window shown above is from Arachis ipaensis cultivar K30076 chromosome B08, Araip1.1, whole genome shotgun sequence and carries:
- the LOC107611743 gene encoding extensin-2-like, coding for MRGELVILTTKDGDATNGQADATTGIKRSTRSIPTQSIEDLELMSQKCRHHPSTSHTTRVFSLSKNFSDNKTEHADLRRTLSQTARAFCLIAINVAADDDQSPYYGGHNSPYHPAPQAAPPTHEHEHEPHPPYLYKSPPPPSSYIYKSPPPPPYYYKSPPPPSPSPPPPYINKSPPPPSPSPPPPSPSPPPPYIYKSPPPPSPSPPPPYFYKSPPPPSPSPPPPYIYKSPPPPSPSPPPPYVYKSPPPPSPSPPPPYIYKSPPPPSPSPPPPYIYKSPPPPSPSPPPPYIYNSSPPPPKQGYLYTSPPPPKY
- the LOC107614079 gene encoding trafficking protein particle complex subunit 2 isoform X1; amino-acid sequence: MATTACFIIVSRNDIPIYEAEVGVAAKREDAAQLHQFILHAALDIVQDLAWTTSAMYLKSVDRFNDLVVSVYVTAGHTRFMLLHDSRNDDGIKSFFQEVHELYIKVLCAGISILINKFSCLVFSQRNYSYTHCSWDTKSTHSPSTLDWMWMLLWCLRKNGHFLIPCTCLAPGSHHHILTRKSELLPENICRVHQLAHKH